Proteins from one Peromyscus eremicus chromosome 8a, PerEre_H2_v1, whole genome shotgun sequence genomic window:
- the Zcchc10 gene encoding zinc finger CCHC domain-containing protein 10, which translates to MATPMHRLIARRQAEANKQHVRCQKCLEFGHWTYECTGKRKYLHRPSRTAELKKALKEKENRLLQQSMGESNVEKKIKKKKRSKSVTSSSTSNSDSSASESSSESETSASSSSEDSDSEDSPSSSSSSVYSSSSSSSSDSDSDSSSSSSSSYSTESSSDDEPPKKRKKK; encoded by the exons tgaAGCCAATAAGCAACATGTAAGATGTCAGAAATGCTTGGAATTTGGACATTGGACATATGAatgcacaggaaaaagaaagtacCTACACAGGCCTTCAAGAACTGCAGAGCTGAAGAaagctttaaaagaaaaggaaaatagattATTGCAGCAAAG CATGGGAGAGAGTAACGTAGAGAAAAAgatcaagaagaagaagag GTCGAAGAGTGTCACGAGTTCCAGTACCTCTAACAGTGACAGTTCGGCCAGTGAGTCTTCATCGGAGAGCGAGACATCTGCCTCATCCTCCTCAGAGGACAGTGACTCGGAAGACAGCCCCTCTAGCTCCTCCTCCTCAGtttactcctcctcctcttcctcctcctcggaCTCAGACTCAGACTCCAGCTCCTCCAGTAGCAGCAGTTACAGTACAGAGAGCAGCTCTGATGATGAGCCaccaaagaagaggaaaaagaaatag